Proteins co-encoded in one Acaryochloris thomasi RCC1774 genomic window:
- a CDS encoding zf-TFIIB domain-containing protein — protein MKNCPACQSVTLESTNLEAHLSASQCSSCDGHWVAADDYHAWLENGPQAAAATAAVAVEDSTHAVFCPHCSQLMRKTNVGHDLNFYLDQCPCCHGVWFDQHEWDNLKSKDLHTQVHQMSSAAWQQKARQYSLRSTVRQVYASKFSSTDYSEAERIKNWLERHPQKQDLLSFFAAPA, from the coding sequence ATGAAAAACTGTCCTGCCTGCCAAAGCGTCACCCTCGAATCGACAAACTTAGAAGCTCACTTATCCGCTTCGCAATGCTCAAGCTGCGACGGTCACTGGGTTGCCGCAGATGACTATCATGCCTGGCTAGAGAACGGCCCCCAGGCAGCAGCTGCAACGGCAGCAGTAGCCGTAGAAGACAGCACCCACGCTGTTTTTTGTCCCCACTGCAGCCAGCTTATGCGCAAAACAAATGTCGGCCACGACCTCAATTTTTATCTAGATCAGTGTCCCTGCTGTCATGGCGTTTGGTTTGACCAGCACGAATGGGACAACTTAAAAAGCAAAGATCTGCATACACAAGTTCATCAAATGTCTTCCGCAGCTTGGCAGCAAAAAGCACGACAGTACAGTCTTCGCAGCACCGTCCGGCAAGTCTACGCCAGCAAATTCAGTTCCACGGATTACTCAGAAGCTGAACGGATCAAGAATTGGCTAGAGCGGCACCCTCAAAAGCAAGATCTTCTATCCTTTTTTGCCGCCCCTGCATAG
- a CDS encoding transglycosylase domain-containing protein yields MSSRTIGLSQKNREPEPSFFAGMSKFTSATILATVMLASAGAAGGLVGLALSYRNLPDVRSMKGYIPSETTHIYDIKGKVLASLHAEENREVMPLDQMSPHLKMAVLAIEDSNFYEHGGINPVGILRASLTNFQEGRTVQGASTLTMQLVKNLFLSPERALTRKLAEAVLAMRMEKLFQKDEILEMYLNQVYWGHNTYGVETAAQSYFNKSSSELTLAEASMMAGIIQAPAAYSPFVEKETAKKRQDVVLNRMVELGWVSAAEAQAARDQPLSFGQVTSFQQSRSPYVTNTVIKELRRRFGREALVRGGMRIQTTVDFDMQEAAEEVVRNSHRRVAYAADQMALVAVDPRTHFIKAVVGGVDSKKSEFNRATQAIRQPGSSFKPFVYYTAYASGKYTPSSVIDDKPVRYNDGTAKGYKPQNYDRTFGGPMSLRQALAQSRNIPAVTLGQKVGIENVIDVCRVLGIKSPIPPVISLPLGSVDLTPLEMASAYATFANNGWQSETTAIVQVTDSSGRLLLDNTPDPQLVLDPWAAASLNSTLTGVINGGTGKNASIGRQAAGKTGTTSSERDVWFVGYVPQLSAAVWIGNDDYSQMGGSATGGGFAAPVWRRFMLKALKDSPAEYFTSASKFQRPKK; encoded by the coding sequence GTGTCATCTAGAACCATTGGCCTATCGCAAAAAAATCGTGAGCCAGAGCCTAGCTTTTTCGCTGGGATGAGTAAGTTTACAAGCGCCACTATTCTAGCCACTGTCATGCTGGCTAGCGCAGGAGCCGCAGGGGGCTTGGTGGGCTTGGCGCTCAGCTACCGTAATTTGCCAGATGTCCGTTCTATGAAGGGGTATATCCCCAGCGAAACGACACATATTTACGATATTAAAGGCAAGGTTCTAGCGAGCCTCCATGCGGAGGAGAATCGTGAGGTGATGCCGCTCGATCAGATGTCGCCCCATCTGAAGATGGCGGTTTTAGCCATTGAAGACAGCAATTTCTACGAACACGGTGGAATCAATCCCGTTGGTATTTTGCGGGCCTCACTGACTAATTTTCAGGAAGGGCGAACGGTTCAGGGGGCGTCTACCCTGACGATGCAGCTCGTCAAAAATCTGTTCTTATCTCCGGAAAGAGCCTTGACTCGCAAGCTGGCGGAGGCCGTCTTGGCAATGCGGATGGAGAAGCTCTTCCAGAAGGATGAAATTCTGGAGATGTACCTCAATCAGGTGTATTGGGGACACAATACCTATGGTGTAGAAACAGCAGCTCAAAGCTATTTCAATAAATCCTCGTCGGAGCTAACGCTGGCGGAGGCCTCTATGATGGCGGGAATTATTCAAGCCCCAGCCGCCTATAGCCCATTTGTTGAGAAAGAGACGGCGAAAAAACGCCAAGATGTTGTTCTCAATCGTATGGTAGAGCTGGGTTGGGTGAGTGCTGCAGAAGCCCAAGCTGCTCGCGATCAGCCTTTAAGCTTTGGACAGGTGACTTCCTTTCAGCAAAGTCGGTCTCCCTACGTGACCAATACCGTTATCAAAGAATTAAGGCGTCGATTTGGCCGTGAAGCCTTGGTTCGGGGCGGGATGAGAATTCAGACGACGGTTGATTTTGATATGCAGGAGGCGGCTGAAGAAGTCGTCCGCAATAGCCATCGTCGCGTTGCCTATGCTGCCGATCAGATGGCGCTGGTCGCGGTGGACCCTCGGACACATTTCATCAAGGCAGTCGTGGGGGGGGTTGACAGCAAGAAAAGTGAATTTAATCGGGCGACCCAAGCGATTCGGCAGCCGGGTTCTTCCTTTAAGCCTTTTGTTTACTACACGGCCTATGCATCAGGTAAGTACACGCCCTCTTCGGTAATTGATGATAAGCCTGTAAGGTATAACGACGGGACTGCCAAGGGATATAAGCCTCAAAACTACGACCGCACTTTTGGTGGCCCGATGTCCCTGCGTCAGGCACTGGCCCAATCTCGCAATATCCCGGCGGTTACGCTAGGGCAGAAAGTTGGGATTGAAAATGTGATTGATGTTTGTCGGGTGCTGGGGATTAAGAGCCCTATCCCTCCGGTGATCTCACTGCCTTTGGGGTCGGTGGATCTAACGCCGTTGGAGATGGCGTCGGCCTATGCAACTTTTGCCAATAATGGTTGGCAATCAGAAACCACCGCGATTGTACAGGTGACCGATAGTAGTGGCCGTCTGCTGTTGGACAACACGCCTGATCCTCAATTGGTCCTTGATCCTTGGGCTGCTGCTTCGCTTAACAGTACGCTGACGGGGGTTATTAACGGCGGTACCGGTAAGAATGCGTCGATTGGACGGCAGGCTGCGGGTAAGACAGGGACCACTTCTTCTGAGAGAGATGTGTGGTTTGTCGGATATGTGCCTCAATTGTCGGCGGCAGTCTGGATCGGCAATGATGATTATTCTCAAATGGGGGGCAGCGCCACGGGCGGCGGCTTTGCTGCACCCGTCTGGCGACGATTTATGCTCAAGGCGCTGAAGGATTCACCGGCTGAGTACTTTACGTCTGCTTCTAAGTTTCAACGCCCTAAAAAGTAG
- a CDS encoding GTPase, with translation MAQLIFVYNADSGGLNTLFDIAHKVVSPETYSCSLCMLTHGVLSERTAWKTFRESSPVPLTFLHRDEFEERYSPLKSYPVILLEQNRQMETVLTADALNELSTIDQLIEILQQQMPVT, from the coding sequence GTGGCCCAGTTGATTTTTGTTTATAACGCCGATTCTGGTGGCTTAAATACTCTGTTTGATATTGCTCACAAGGTTGTCTCGCCAGAAACCTATAGCTGCAGTTTGTGCATGCTGACGCACGGAGTATTGAGTGAAAGAACGGCTTGGAAAACCTTTAGAGAGTCTAGTCCGGTGCCGTTAACGTTCTTGCATCGAGATGAATTTGAAGAACGTTACTCGCCTCTTAAGTCCTATCCGGTTATTTTGCTAGAGCAAAACCGACAGATGGAGACGGTGCTGACGGCGGATGCCCTTAATGAGCTGTCGACGATAGATCAGCTGATTGAAATCCTGCAGCAACAGATGCCAGTGACTTGA